One window of Paenibacillus sp. FSL K6-3182 genomic DNA carries:
- the nagZ gene encoding beta-N-acetylhexosaminidase — translation MMIKKAVTLLTLLIICSSCSTGNTSTSPSPTISPSDQPTIMPSPKPTDRSTDKPAEQNDPLKQKIANMTLDEKIGQMVIVGLEGTSMDKQAKELIEKYRVGGFILYKDNMNDAAQILKLLNQLKETNQKNQTPLWLSVDQEGGKVNRMPEEYIKLPPPAEVGKAGNTDYTFQIGQALGEEVRSIGFNMDFAPVLDINSNPKNPVIGNRSYGTNAETVITHGLETMKAIQSKQVAAVVKHFPGHGDTSVDSHLDLPVVNKSLAELKAFELLPFVEAIQQDTDAIMIAHLLIPKIDKDYPASLSKKMISKLLREELGYEGVVMTDDMTMGGITEHFDVGKAAVTSILAGSDIILIGHDYKTQLSVLQSLKKSARDGVISRDMLDKSVYRILRLKEKYKLEDKTLPSIDVKAVNLQIKAAIQSK, via the coding sequence ATGATGATAAAAAAAGCAGTTACACTACTAACCCTTTTAATCATTTGTTCAAGTTGCAGCACGGGTAACACTTCAACATCTCCATCACCAACAATAAGTCCAAGTGACCAGCCAACGATTATGCCTAGTCCGAAACCGACTGACAGATCGACTGACAAGCCAGCGGAACAAAATGATCCGCTTAAACAAAAAATCGCCAACATGACTTTAGATGAAAAAATCGGCCAAATGGTCATCGTAGGCCTTGAAGGTACTTCAATGGATAAGCAGGCAAAAGAGCTGATTGAAAAATACCGGGTTGGCGGATTTATTTTGTATAAGGACAATATGAACGATGCAGCACAAATATTAAAACTGCTTAATCAGCTAAAAGAAACCAATCAAAAAAACCAAACACCTCTATGGCTAAGTGTCGATCAAGAGGGCGGAAAAGTGAATCGTATGCCCGAAGAGTACATTAAGCTTCCTCCCCCCGCTGAGGTTGGTAAAGCTGGCAATACCGATTACACATTTCAAATTGGACAAGCTCTTGGTGAAGAAGTTCGCTCCATCGGATTTAACATGGATTTTGCGCCTGTATTAGATATTAACAGCAACCCAAAAAATCCTGTCATCGGCAATCGATCCTACGGGACCAACGCAGAAACAGTCATTACACATGGCCTGGAAACGATGAAAGCCATTCAGTCTAAGCAAGTGGCTGCAGTCGTCAAGCATTTTCCAGGACACGGCGATACTTCAGTAGATTCTCATCTCGATCTGCCTGTCGTGAATAAATCCTTGGCAGAGCTTAAGGCATTTGAGCTGCTTCCATTCGTCGAAGCGATCCAGCAGGATACCGATGCGATTATGATTGCCCATTTGTTAATTCCGAAGATCGATAAAGACTACCCTGCTTCCCTTTCCAAAAAGATGATTTCTAAATTATTGCGCGAGGAACTAGGTTATGAAGGAGTCGTTATGACTGATGATATGACGATGGGCGGCATAACGGAGCATTTTGATGTTGGGAAAGCTGCAGTCACCTCGATTTTGGCTGGAAGTGATATCATCCTCATCGGACATGATTACAAAACGCAGCTATCCGTCCTCCAATCGCTCAAAAAAAGTGCACGCGACGGCGTTATTTCGAGGGATATGCTGGATAAAAGCGTTTATCGCATTTTAAGATTAAAAGAAAAGTATAAGCTTGAAGATAAAACACTACCTTCTATAGATGTAAAAGCTGTCAATCTTCAAATCAAAGCCGCTATTCAATCAAAATAA
- a CDS encoding oxalate decarboxylase family bicupin — MMEDHPQDPNNSTVIPQPIRASDGTGNIDQGPRDIMRDIENPNMLVPPVTDSGLLPNLKFSFSDTHMQLNKGGWSREVTVRDLPIATTLAAVNMSLTAGGVREMHWHQQAEWAYMLLGKARITSVDQAGRNMIADIGEGDLWYFPAGIPHSIQGLEGGCEFLLVFDDGTFSDLNTLSISDWFAHTPKDVLSANFGVPESAFQHIPSDQVYIYQDKVPGSIESQKVQSPYGEVPSPFTHRLLAQPPLKIPGGSVRIVDSSNFPISKTIAAALVEILPGGMRELHWHPNNDEWQYYLAGQGRMTVFAGNGVARTFDYRAGDVGYVPFAYGHYIQNTGSQSLWFLEMFKSDRFVDVSLNQWMALTPCELVESNLHVGPELMDALRKEKWPVVKYPNFSYKPK, encoded by the coding sequence ATGATGGAGGATCATCCCCAAGATCCAAATAACAGCACAGTTATCCCTCAGCCCATTCGAGCAAGTGATGGAACGGGAAATATAGACCAAGGTCCGCGTGATATTATGCGTGATATTGAAAACCCGAACATGCTCGTTCCCCCCGTTACCGATTCGGGTTTGCTTCCTAATTTGAAATTTTCATTCTCGGATACACATATGCAATTAAACAAAGGCGGCTGGTCACGCGAGGTAACGGTTCGAGATTTACCGATTGCAACAACTCTCGCGGCAGTCAATATGAGTCTCACAGCAGGCGGCGTTCGGGAGATGCACTGGCATCAGCAAGCCGAATGGGCTTATATGCTGCTTGGTAAAGCGCGAATTACTTCAGTTGATCAAGCTGGACGCAATATGATCGCTGACATTGGTGAAGGAGATCTTTGGTATTTTCCAGCTGGCATCCCTCATTCCATTCAAGGGCTTGAGGGCGGCTGCGAATTTTTGCTTGTTTTTGATGATGGCACCTTCTCTGATTTGAATACATTATCCATCTCCGATTGGTTTGCACATACCCCAAAAGACGTGTTGTCTGCAAATTTTGGCGTTCCCGAAAGCGCTTTTCAACATATTCCTTCCGATCAGGTTTATATTTATCAAGATAAGGTGCCAGGGTCGATTGAAAGCCAAAAGGTGCAATCTCCCTATGGTGAGGTTCCATCTCCTTTTACACATCGCTTGTTGGCGCAGCCACCACTTAAAATTCCTGGCGGAAGTGTGCGGATTGTGGATTCCTCGAACTTTCCCATCTCGAAAACGATTGCTGCTGCCCTCGTAGAGATACTACCGGGAGGAATGCGTGAGCTTCACTGGCATCCAAACAACGATGAGTGGCAATATTATCTTGCTGGACAGGGTCGAATGACCGTGTTTGCTGGAAACGGTGTCGCTCGAACCTTTGATTATCGTGCTGGTGACGTTGGATACGTTCCATTTGCTTATGGACATTATATCCAAAATACGGGCAGCCAATCACTTTGGTTTTTGGAGATGTTCAAAAGTGATCGCTTTGTTGATGTGTCATTGAACCAGTGGATGGCGCTAACTCCGTGTGAACTGGTTGAAAGTAATTTACATGTCGGTCCGGAGCTGATGGATGCCCTGCGCAAAGAGAAATGGCCTGTCGTAAAATATCCAAACTTCTCCTATAAACCGAAATAA
- a CDS encoding 8-oxo-dGTP diphosphatase, with translation MLKYNICFIKRSNEILLLNREKSSWMGCWNGIGGKLEAQESPREAMIREIEEETGICHYDLHFKGLVTWSGDNFDFGGMYAYIAEVPASFEYATPKKTDEGILDWKTFEWIMDKNNVGIVSNIPITLPMMLNEANSYDHHCVYRNENLIDIMHKEISFSIESDTSSRELYLSSYAIKQESHR, from the coding sequence ATGCTGAAATATAATATTTGTTTTATTAAACGCTCAAATGAAATATTATTGCTTAATCGTGAGAAATCCAGCTGGATGGGCTGCTGGAATGGGATTGGCGGCAAGCTCGAAGCGCAGGAGTCTCCGAGGGAAGCGATGATTAGAGAGATTGAAGAAGAAACGGGTATTTGTCATTACGATTTGCATTTTAAAGGATTAGTTACCTGGTCTGGCGATAATTTTGATTTTGGCGGCATGTATGCGTATATAGCGGAAGTGCCGGCTTCCTTTGAATATGCGACACCTAAGAAAACAGATGAAGGGATTTTAGATTGGAAAACATTCGAATGGATTATGGATAAAAACAATGTCGGCATCGTGTCCAATATTCCAATCACACTGCCTATGATGCTGAATGAAGCCAATAGTTACGATCATCATTGCGTCTATAGAAATGAGAATTTAATCGATATTATGCATAAAGAGATTTCTTTCAGCATCGAATCAGATACTTCTAGTAGAGAGCTATATTTAAGCAGTTACGCGATCAAACAAGAATCGCATAGATAA
- a CDS encoding HAD family hydrolase: MSRLIKALVFDFDGLIIDTETPSYYAFRQVYEEYGVELPVSLYAKCVGTSLDQFNPYTYIADCVTETIDLAAVKAKFKEVYTELLKSADIRPGVMDYLNEAKRMNLKVGLASSSQLSWIKPYLIKHQLDHYFDSFSTADEVEMVKPNPELYLLALQKLGVEASEAISFEDSLNGFLAAKAAGLNTVIVPNELTKDFAFMDYDLLIPSMADRSLSELIETIELKAPRIVEKR; the protein is encoded by the coding sequence ATGAGTCGATTGATTAAAGCGTTGGTCTTTGATTTTGACGGTCTTATTATTGATACGGAAACGCCATCTTATTATGCTTTTCGTCAAGTTTATGAGGAGTATGGAGTAGAGCTGCCTGTGTCGCTGTATGCCAAATGTGTAGGGACGTCGCTGGATCAATTTAACCCTTATACTTATATTGCCGATTGTGTAACAGAAACGATAGATTTAGCAGCTGTTAAAGCAAAATTCAAAGAAGTATATACAGAGCTTCTTAAGTCAGCTGATATTCGCCCAGGCGTGATGGACTACTTGAATGAGGCGAAGCGAATGAATCTCAAAGTTGGTCTCGCATCCAGCTCTCAGCTTTCTTGGATAAAGCCATATTTGATTAAACATCAATTGGATCATTATTTTGACAGCTTCAGTACGGCTGATGAGGTCGAAATGGTCAAACCTAATCCGGAGCTGTATTTGCTGGCGCTGCAGAAGCTTGGAGTTGAAGCGAGTGAAGCGATTTCATTCGAGGATTCTTTAAATGGCTTTTTGGCAGCTAAAGCAGCGGGACTAAATACTGTGATCGTTCCAAACGAGCTGACGAAGGATTTTGCTTTCATGGATTATGATTTACTGATTCCTTCAATGGCAGATAGAAGCTTGTCTGAGCTTATTGAAACGATAGAATTAAAGGCACCACGTATAGTGGAGAAGCGTTAA